From a region of the Salminus brasiliensis chromosome 4, fSalBra1.hap2, whole genome shotgun sequence genome:
- the nin gene encoding uncharacterized protein nin, translating into MDGAGDQYEERLREVFQSFDGNGAGSLNPEELAELCHALQLNDTALHTLLHTLLDTQDQLTARVEFEQFKNALILVLSSAEETLTNEDTPAHPDSPEVQPRFVKGGKRYGRRSTPEFTHAISELTCAPPEEELEEEAAEINDGMIPNKRERWNTDVSSPEEYEAEGQLHLWNPDEPSTPRGSMAPLSDLEERLHSACQQLSLPLNGMATLQQLHTLCQHLGMEMGEDAFQSGEECMMSVQEFVSCILNRNKPPTPSASTPYRQLKRHHSMQPFDETGRRISSLLSGTIGLRLFSGLDDGTGHTAVEQLLDTWLEEGVENSTEILQALDFSLDGKVNLSELTAALENELLITKNSIHQAALVSFKAEIRHLLERVDVELREKEKIRSDLEKAEKLKSQLASDVDEHHSAIERINDLNLRKLEQEYKDRMVGLRVELSKEVELVRLQANQQREELEQEIRRIRDDETFLREHLTLTIKENGRLEAELLDSTERLIETDAQLTKLQRNLDNVLKEKFGDLDLSNAEFYQQEERLRQLRNSYEEQCLELQDRIDELQAQLEDFRALGRAPQTSLMPSLSDELNSKSPGMESDPGLGSEEGQPINMNLEAEMMLEQLKEQHNRELEDVRAQLDSTMNECQQELEEQKTALEEERSLLSEQHQQEIQALREEAAEALEKARGLQEQLEQDRLHMELLQGEELAELRALHQQELSSLCQEAQDAKIRALQLEEQLRDLENSSLRQREELSRAHAEELSLIELQHKDALEARMQEERDRLQIEREEAEKRLAEEWEREKQQLEEIHEEVLRVRLEEVQQRAEQERAELERRLWEECEKEKQQIEESNKAALQTVLEEELVRLLKDQEARERELTERWENERTLLMEQHHAELQQQIRQEIEQVRAEEEEAQCKRVEEQEREMALLQKQHDEVLQARLEEQRDRLQTEREKQERRWQEVLEEEQNRMEEAHREAMQELSTKHSEERERLGCMLEKLRTDIGEERKELEIHFSQRIREVEARFSGDQEAVSERFQTDVRKLEQHYQSELVVLSQRHATDRAQWEEELEAAVQEAGQQRGLLREALQLEREKMVQEFAHERERLELRHVAEMKALREKNLQLQNELENFVSAAQTKEIELSRQLNELHNRLQENLETKDALLSHAECRADELEQLLRQATEDFAQERAELQSNLLELESRHTEALTLAEKQFQEQSELLVEREDLKGKMEELEKVLRQAVEDFHYERLELQGIVAELEEKLKESESMVRKKEEERATLLAEKDSLALKVQEMESELGEATRTMTVGKQVVQELSLGLEFLASSAENFIVVADACEDETADYQSEDFSVLGEDSPLAQDEELEGELAMQKDNAGDFEDAQTVHDEMLKVCRAEVLSCDCTDGTGNVEEGFYKPGSPDSMKKSVSSTEEMEGCEHVDSSCGIKSVDISGDVFDLVIPNRVVEDRDNFEVGEPVEEIPSVEMEVAGLFVSFGDDRVEIDRNLGDDVEEKKVEEKDSNAEVYYKTGVLHDEPVITYMNVVDNPENDGNAVNGTELNSGTVFNDRVKMSGAEVSSYVKSSTLCSSDEGPPEGELLVGCTNDEMAEDDLCRTEAVKGDLTAAIASLDEGKEYVCPSFMTSAVVSEDMLHNMQDKDHKEAMLENAGVVVSECTAISGVLNCGNYVDDLEVTNTIEKDHDEDNKVQEGTEVISDVAMTDERHPFEFAGQLDLSIREIEASCHKERTQDPEFMDQAYDSSGTKFLELTVALEREHMLNKEQEETQQDKNFCSKEILELQEIAVQFKDQSSLLEVLQDQYSNAVEQNLCLQEQLGQLQQHTSELELLLDLNREKLEETHKLRVEIIAMAAQAKELEIKELELVELQKSYEECVCENMQLVDRNRKLEKRVQNLECKMHVVQEFHEQQSCLLEEIARMREENAKLSTAVQELEKQDEIMQALQQDAETSDSSDDSFLEVDSQLEAKIAAVSELEDCCSEFEKQNSRLRYALTNLQEKSLRMHGRMQEHRSEAGRLAEENLILRQKISALKEEDLRENQHELLLQVEHFRKERNSAQKVVDGLKRQISELRCRGQQLEEENNALSQQNVKHALSVDTLQHTLEEVIRHSHGNGSSNENRELENGEDFVVPVIRTGKLEEEKELLKAELNRCVEKMTRFRSIETQLAQLLNERQTADKHNQALRAQLMKAQEKVHAVDSTVQGLTQQNARLKSDLRITQQERDALKQEVISLHKQLQTANEKCRLVEMSGVPGGSQQGKRVWAELSGLMEGELTLLREENQRLQREISDARLELNSAREKGRQLEALVLSVKQQKQQNQASLAKAAVQERSAFKREIEALHTQLHNKLCDSSEEQRVMESLQEENERLRNKQTILEAQLMEAQLIAMLPPSPLRLSGERRGQRHGDEMNPDVSVQEEREVALLKMEERMKEVELTLRNVKLLLQEKVSQLKEQLHKNSKADVLIKDLYVENAQLLKALEMSEQRHKVVEKKNYLLEEKISSLNKIVRELSPSPRTPVPYHFTRS; encoded by the exons CGCTGGAACACTGATGTGAGCAGTCCAGAGGAGTATGAGGCAGAGG GTCAGTTGCATCTGTGGAATCCTGATGAACCCAGTACACCGCGTGGCAGCATGGCACCCCTCAGTGACCTGGAGGAGAGACTGCACAGTGCCTGCCAGCAGCTCTCACTGCCACTGAATGGCATGGCTACTCTACAGCAACTGCACACACTGTGCCAGCATCTCGGCATGGAG ATGGGGGAAGATGCTTTCCAGTCGGGTGAGGAGTGCATGATGAGTGTGCAGGAGTTTGTCTCCTGCATCCTTAACAGAAACAAACCTCCTACTCCCTCTGCCTCAACACCCTATAGACAGCTAAAGAGACACCACTCTATGCAG CCGTTTGATGAGACAGGGCGCAGGATCTCGTCTTTGTTGAGCGGTACAATAGGACTACGGCTGTTCTCTGGATTAGATGATGGCACAGGACAcacagctgtggagcagctgctAGACACCTGGCTGGAAGAGGGAGTGGAGAACAGCACCGAGATCCTCCAG GCTCTGGATTTCAGTCTTGATGGAAAGGTGAATCTGAGTGAGCTGACTGCAGCTTTGGAGAATGAGCTATTAATCACAAAGAACTCCATCCACCAGGCAGCACTGGTGAGCTTTAAGGCGGAGATCAGACATCTGCT CGAGCGTGTGGATGTGGAGCtcagggagaaagagaagatcCGCTCTGATCTGGAGAAAGCAGAAAAGCTCAAATCTCAACTGGCCTCTGATGTGGATGAACATCACTCTGCCATTGAACGCATCAATGACCTGAACCTGCG TAAACTGGAGCAGGAATATAAGGACCGTATGGTTGGTCTGAGGGTGGAGCTTAGCAAAGAGGTGGAGCTTGTGCGACTGCAGGCCAATCAGCAAAGAGAAGAACTGGAACAGGAAATCAGGAGGATCAGAGATGATGAGACCTTTCTCAGAGAACATCTCACTTTGACCATTAAA GAGAATGGCCGCCTGGAAGCAGAGCTGCTGGACAGCACAGAGCGGCTGATTGAAACGGATGCACAGCTGACTaaactgcagagaaacttggacAATGTGCTCAAGGAGAAG tttggtGATTTGGATCTGAGCAATGCAGAGTTCTACCAGCAGGAGGAGCGTCTGAGGCAGCTTCGCAACAGTTATGAGGAGCAGTGTCTG GAGCTCCAAGATCGTATAGATGAGTTGCAGGCACAGTTGGAGGACTTCAGAGCTTTAGGTCGGGCTCCCCAGACCTCACTTatgccctctctctctgatgagCTGAACAGCAAAAGCCCTGGCATGGAGTCAGACCCAG GCCTAGGTTCAGAAGAAGGGCAGCCCATTAACATGAATCTGGAAGCAGAGATGATGCTTGAGCAGCTGAAGGAACAGCACAACAGAGAGTTGGAGGATGTTCGAGCACAGCTAGACTCTACT ATGAACGAGTGCCAGCAAGAACTGGAGGAACAGAAGACAGCCCTAGAGGAAGAGAGGAGTCTGCTCTCCGAACAGCACCAACAGGAGATCCAGGCCTTGCGGGAAGAGGCGGCTGAAGCACTGGAGAAAGCCCGGGGCCTGCAGGAGCAGCTGGAACAAGATCGACTCCACATGGAGCTTCTTCAGGGTGAAGAACTTGCTGAACTACGTGCCCTCCACCAACAGGAGCTGAGCTCCCTTTGCCAGGAGGCGCAGGATGCAAAGATTCGTGCATTGCAGCTCGAGGAGCAGCTCAGGGATCTGGAGAACAGTAGTTTGAGGCAGAGAGAAGAGCTGAGCAGGGCTCATGCAGAAGAGCTGAGCCTGATTGAACTGCAGCATAAGGATGCCCTAGAGGCCAGAAtgcaggaggagagagacagactgcaGATTGAACGTGAGGAAGCGGAGAAAAGGCTTGCAGAAgagtgggagagggagaaacaGCAGCTGGAGGAGATCCACGAGGAGGTGCTGAGGGTCCGTctagaggaggtgcagcagagAGCTGAGCAGGAGCGGGCGGAGTTGGAGAGGAGACTCTGGGaagagtgtgagaaagagaagcaGCAGATAGAAGAGAGCAATAAAGCAGCACTGCAGACCGTACTGGAGGAGGAACTGGTGCGTTTGCTGAAAGATCAAGAGGCCAGAGAGAGGGAGCTCACGGAGCGGTGGGAGAACGAGCGTACCCTTCTGATGGAGCAGCATCATgctgagctgcagcagcagatccGACAGGAAATCGAGCAGGTACGggccgaggaggaggaggcgcaGTGCAAGAGGGTtgaagagcaggagagggagatggCTCTGCTTCAGAAGCAGCATGACGAAGTGCTGCAAGCCAGGCTAGAGGAACAGAGAGACAGGCTGCAGACAGAAAGGGAGAAGCAGGAAAGAAGGTGGCAGGAAGTGCTCGAAGAGGAGCAGAACAGAATGGAGGAGGCGCACAGGGAGGCCATGCAGGAGCTGAGCACAAAACACagtgaggagagggagagactcGGCTGCATGCTGGAGAAACTTCGCACAGACATTGGAGAGGAGAG GAAGGAGTTAGAGATCCACTTCTCCCAGCGAATCAGAGAAGTAGAGGCGCGCTTCTCTGGTGACCAAGAAGCGGTGTCTGAGCGTTTTCAGACAGACGTGCGAAAGCTGGAGCAGCACTACCAGAGCGAGCTAGTTGTGCTCTCCCAGCGGCATGCTACAGATCGTGCACAGTGGGAGGAGGAGCTGGAAGCTGCGGTTCAGGAAGCAGGGCAGCAAAGGGGGCTCCTACGAGAAGCTCTACAACTGGAGAGGGAGAAAATGGTCCAGGAGTTTGCACATGAGCGAGAGAGGCTGGAACTCAGGCATGTTGCAGAGATGAAGGCTCTGAGGGAAAAGAACCTACAGTTGCAAAATGAGCTGGAGAACTTTGTTAGTGCTGCTCAGACGAAGGAGATTGAGCTCAGCCGTCAGCTTAATGAGCTTCACAACCGGCTGCAGGAGAATCTGGAGACAAAAGATGCGCTGCTGAGTCATGCCGAATGCAGGGCTGATGAACTCGAGCAGCTACTTCGACAGGCTACAGAGGACTTTGCCCAAGAGAGGGCGGAGCTACAGAGCAATTTGTTGGAGTTGGAGAGCCGACATACTGAGGCGCTCACGTTGGCCGAGAAACAGTTCCAAGAGCAAAGTGAATTGCTTGTGGAGCGTGAGGATCTGAAAGGGAAGATGGAGGAGTTGGAGAAAGTCCTTCGCCAGGCAGTGGAGGACTTTCACTATGAGCGTCTGGAGCTGCAAGGCATTGTAGCTGAGCTGGAAGAGAAGCTAAAAGAGAGTGAGTCCATGGTaaggaagaaagaggaggagagggcaACATTGTTAGCTGAGAAAGACAGCTTGGCACTTAAAGTTCAGGAGATGGAGTCAGAACTTGGAGAGGCCACCAGAACAATGACTGTGGGTAAGCAAGTGGTTCAGGAGCTAAGCTTGGGGTTGGAGTTTCTTGCTTCATCTGCAGAGAATTTCATTGTTGTCGCAGATGCATGCGAGGATGAGACCGCAGATTATCAATCAGAGGACTTTAGTGTTCTAGGAGAGGATTCCCCTTTAGCACAAGACGAGGAACTTGAAGGGGAGTTGGCCATGCAGAAGGACAATGCAGGAGActttgaagatgcacagactgTTCATGATGAGATGCTAAAAGTCTGCAGAGCTGAGGTTCTGAGCTGTGATTGTACAGATGGCACTGGGAATGTGGAGGAGGGCTTCTATAAGCCAGGCAGTCCTGACAGCATGAAGAAGTCAGTTTCTAGCACTGAAGAAATGGAAGGTTGTGAGCATGTGGACTCCAGTTGTGGCATCAAATCTGTAGACATTTCTGGTGACGTGTTTGATTTGGTAATTCCCAATAGGGTGGTTGAGGACAGGGACAATTTTGAGGTTGGAGAACCAGTAGAAGAAATTCCAAGCGTTGAGATGGAAGTTGCAGGGCTCTTTGTCTCATTTGGAGATGACAGGGTAGAGATTGACCGCAACcttggagatgatgtggaagAGAAAAAAGTTGAAGAGAAAGACAgtaatgcagaggtttactatAAAACAGGGGTGCTACATGATGAACCTGTCATCACATACATGAATGTGGTGGATAACCCTGAGAATGATGGCAATGCAGTGAACGGCACAGAGCTCAACAGTGGTACAGTGTTTAATGACCGTGTTAAGATGTCTGGTGCAGAAGTTTCTAGCTACGTGAAATCTTCCACCCTCTGCAGCAGTGATGAGGGTCCTCCTGAAGGAGAGTTGTTAGTTGGTTGCACAAATGATGAGATGGCAGAAGATGATCTTTGTAGAACTGAAGCAGTGAAAGGTGACCTTACCGCTGCTATTGCAAGCCTAGATGAAGGTAAAGAATATGTATGCCCCTCATTTATGACCTCTGCTGTTGTAAGTGAGGACATGTTGCATAATATGCAAGATAAAGATCACAAGGAGGCTATGTTGGAGAATGCAGGAGTAGTAGTTTCGGAGTGTACTGCTATCAGTGGAGTCCTAAATTGTGGAAATTATGTGGATGATTTGGAAGTGACCAATACAATTGAGAAGGACCATGATGAAGACAATAAAGTCCAGGAGGGTACAGAGGTTATCAGTGATGTAGCAATGACTGATGAGCGACATCCTTTTGAGTTTGCAGGCCAGCTTGACCTCAGCATTAGAGAAATTGAAGCCTCATGCCATAAGGAGCGCACACAGGACCCTGAATTTATGGATCAGGCTTATGACAGCAGTGGTACCAAATTTCTAGAACTGACTGTAGCTCTGGAGCGTGAACACATGCTAAACAAGGAGCAGGAGGAAACTCAACAGGACAAAAACTTTTGTTCTAAAGAGATCCTAGAGCTGCAGGAAATAGCAGTGCAGTTCAAAGACCAGAGTAGCCTGCTGGAAGTTCTTCAGGACCAATACAGCAATGCTGTGGAGCAAAACCTCTGTCTGCAAGAGCAGCTCGGCCAGCTACAGCAGCACACCAGTGAGTTGGAACTGCTGCTGGACCTGAACAGGGAGAAACTAGAGGAGACCCATAAGCTCAGGGTAGAGATAATTGCGATGGCAGCCCAAGCTAAAGAATTGGAGATCAAGGAGCTGGAGCTTGTTGAGCTTCAAAAGAGCTATgaggagtgtgtttgtgagaacaTGCAGCTTGTAGACCGTAACAGGAAACTGGAGAAGAGGGTGCAGAACCTAGAGTGCAAGATGCATGTCGTCCAGGAGTTTCATGAGCAGCAGTCGTGCTTGCTGGAAGAGATTGCACGGATGCGTGAGGAGAATGCGAAGTTGAGCACGGCAGTGCAGGAGCTGGAGAAGCAGGACGAGATAATGCAGGCTCTGCAGCAGGATGCTGAAACTTCGGACTCCTCAGATGACTCCTTCCTAGAAGTTGACTCCCAACTGGAGGCGAAGATTGCAGCAGTGTCTGAGCTAGAGGACTGCTGCTCGGAGTTTGAAAAACAGAACTCGCGCCTACGCTATGCACTTACCAACCTGCAGGAGAAGTCCCTCAGGATGCACGGGAGGATGCAGGAACATAG GAGTGAAGCTGGCCGGCTGGCTGAGGAAAATCTCATTTTAAGGCAGAAGATCTCTGCGCTAAAGGAAGAGGACCTAAGGGAGAACCAGCATGAGCTCCT ACTTCAAGTGGAACACTTTCGAAAGGAGAGGAATTCTGCTCAGAAGGTGGTGGATGGGTTGAAGAGACAG ATTTCAGAGCTGCGTTGTCGTGGGCAGCAACTAGAAGAGGAGAACAATGCTCTGTCACAGCAGAATGTGAAACATGCACTCAGTGTTGACACCCTTCAGCACACGCTTGAGGAAGTGATTCGTCATTCGCATGGCAATGGATCATCCAATGAGAACAGAGAG TTGGAGAATGGTGAGGATTTTGTGGTGCCTGTTATCAGAACAGGAaagctggaggaggagaaggagcttctgAAAGCAGAACTCAACCGCTGTGTGGAAAAG ATGACACGCTTTAGGTCGATAGAAACACAGCTTGCTCAACTCTTAAATGAGAGGCAGACAGCAGACAAACACAACCAGGCTCTCCGTGCTCAGCTGATGAAGGCACAGGAGAAG GTCCATGCTGTGGACTCCACAGTGCAGGGGCTGACTCAGCAAAATGCTCGACTCAAATCTGACCTGCGCATCACGCAACAGGAGCGAGACGCTCTCAAACAGGAAGTGATCTCATTGCACAAACAGCTGCAGACTGCAAATGAGAAG TGTCGGCTGGTGGAGATGTCTGGGGTCCCAGGCGGTTCACAGCAGGGAAAGCGTGTGTGGGCAGAGCTTTCTGGGCTCATGGAGGGGGAGCTGACTTTGCTGCGTGAAGAAAATCAGCGGCTCCAGCGCGAGATCAGCGATGCCCGGCTAGAGCTCAACTCTGCACGGGAAAAG GGTCGCCAGTTGGAGGCACTGGTGTTGAGTGTGaaacagcagaagcagcagaaccAGGCCAGTCTGGCTAAGGCAGCAGTGCAGGAGAGATCAGCTTTCAAGCGAGAGATAGAGGCACTGCATACACAGCTACACAACAAG ctgTGTGACAGCAGTGAGGAGCAAAGGGTAATGGAGTCTCTTCAGGAGGAGAATGAAAGACTGAGAAACAAACAGACAATACTGGAAGCCCAGCTGATGGAG GCTCAGCTTATTGCGATGTTGCCACCATCTCCACTGCGATTGTCAGGGGAACGGAGAGGGCAGCGCCATGGTGATGAGATGAATCCAGACGTCAGCGTGCAG GAGGAGCGGGAAGTGGCGCTGCTGAAGATGGAGGAGAGGATGAAGGAGGTGGAGCTCACACTCCGAAACGTCAAGCTGTTGCTACAAGAGAAGGTTTCCCAGCTGAAAGAACAG cTTCACAAGAACAGTAAGGCGGATGTACTGATAAAGGATCTCTATGTGGAGAATGCTCAGCTGTTAAAGGCTCTGGAAATGAGTGAGCAGAGGCACAAAGTGGTGGAGAAGAAGAACTACCTCCTGGAAGAGAAAATCTCCAGCCTCAACAAGATCGTTCGTGAGCTCAGTCCCTCACCGCGGACACCCGTGCCCTACCACTTCACTCGCTCATGA
- the sav1 gene encoding protein salvador homolog 1 translates to MLSRKKSKNEASKPAEVQGKYVKKETSPLLRNLMPPFIRHGPTIPRRAEVPLPDAPAVPGAGANVYPLGTGAEAGARKSFLRNAAPRPPHEVSRRESHRLSAPPYLPRSLSDLPHDYSSSSPSFISDGGQITENGDGGGGRYYYAPETYYDNQPRRTRRPDHFHDDYRYYEHSELNYRVPPQPQTPQPHSRPPAAIGRMQAKSLGNLTSLSGEETALPPGWTVDWTIRGRKYYIDHNTNTTHWSHPLEREGLPPGWERVESAEFGVYYVDHINKRAQYRHPCAPSVPRYDQPPPLPPPITYQPRPPERNQPVLVPANPYHTAEIPDWLQVYARAPLKYDHILKWELFQLMDLDTYQGMLKLLFMKELERIVKSYEAYRQALLTELDIRKQRQQWYAQHPTKNFPQNM, encoded by the exons ATGCTCTCCAGAAAGAAAAGCAAGAACGAAGCGTCCAAGCCAGCAGAGGTTCAAGGGAAGTATGTGAAGAAGGAGACGTCCCCGCTGCTGAGAA ATCTCATGCCCCCATTCATCCGTCATGGCCCGACAATCCCACGGCGAGCAGAGGTGCCATTGCCGGATGCCCCTGCAGTACCTGGTGCAGGTGCAAATGTGTACCCGCTGGGCACAGGGGCAGAGGCAGGAGCGCGTAAGAGTTTTCTCCGTAATGCAGCGCCACGGCCCCCCCACGAGGTCTCTCGTCGAGAGAGCCACCGCCTGTCCGCCCCTCCAtatctccctcgctctctctctgacctCCCTCATGACTACTCCTCATCCTCGCCCTCCTTCATCAGCGACGGTGGGCAAATAACAGAGAatggagatggaggtggaggcCGGTACTACTACGCCCCCGAGACTTACTATGATAATCAGCCCCGGCGCACACGTAGGCCTGATCATTTTCACGATGACTACAGATATTATGAGCACAGTGAACTCAACTACAGGGTGCCTCCGCAGCCCCAGACACCCCAGCCCCACAGCAGGCCCCCTGCAG CCATTGGACGTATGCAGGCGAAGTCTCTGGGTAATCTTACAAGTTTGAGTGGAGAAGAGACGGCCCTTCCACCAGGCTGGACAGTTGATTGGACAATCCGAGGCCGGAAGTATTACATCGATCACAACACAAACACCACTCATTGGAGCCACCCGCTAGAGAGGGAGGGCCTTCCACCTGGCTGGGAGAGGGTGGAGTCGGCAGAGTTTGGAGTTTATTATGTTGACCATATCAACAAACGTGCTCAATATAGGCACCCTTGTGCTCCCAG TGTTCCACGCTATGATCAGCCCCCTCCCCTTCCACCACCCATCACTTACCAGCCCCGCCCGCCAGAGCGGAATCAGCCTGTGCTGGTGCCAGCTAACCCCTACCACACTGCTGAGATACCAGACTGGTTGCAGGTCTATGCCAGAGCACCCCTAAA GTATGACCACATCCTGAAGTGGGAACTGTTTCAACTGATGGATCTGGATACATATCAAGGCATGCTGAAGCTATTGTTCATGAAGGAACTGGAGCGCATCGTTAAATCGTACGAAGCGTACCGGCAAGCACTGCTCACCGAACTCGATATACGCAAACAACGCCAGCAGTGGTATGCTCAGCACCCAACCAAAAACTTTCCTCAGAACATGTGA